A single Symbiobacterium thermophilum IAM 14863 DNA region contains:
- a CDS encoding winged helix DNA-binding domain-containing protein: MRDARCVQCERYAQNQWLGRERRTGGVVELARHLVGIQSQLRTTPDLAARARLAGARPGDVRRELEETRRLVRTWTVRGTLHVVAAEDLPLLWRALRPEWESRWSKYLDKHVTRVQREAAAAACLQILARGPATRAELLEGAQQILGCRDEWVAYLFSSWGGVLKDLAYAGRVVYGPERDGEVQFVRTEDWLDLPVADMDPDDALAVLLERYLRAYSPARIQDFAHWSGVSVRRAREALTRLGGRVAVRDGWLVPEGEGGGSCAPDRQAGGPGADAGCVRLLPKFDPFLLAHADKFYLDEDHYKAVFRAAADVAAVILSGGRVIGTWRAEGSRVVPALFGPVDDAAAAELAQEVEAVSAWLRQG, from the coding sequence ATGCGCGACGCGAGATGCGTGCAGTGTGAACGGTACGCGCAGAACCAATGGCTGGGGCGGGAGAGGCGCACCGGCGGCGTGGTGGAGCTGGCGCGCCACCTGGTCGGGATCCAGAGCCAGCTCCGCACCACGCCGGACCTGGCCGCCAGGGCCAGGCTCGCCGGCGCCCGCCCGGGGGACGTCCGGCGCGAGCTGGAGGAGACGCGGCGGCTGGTGCGGACCTGGACGGTGCGGGGGACCCTGCACGTTGTGGCTGCGGAGGACCTGCCGCTGCTCTGGCGGGCGCTGCGGCCCGAGTGGGAGTCCCGCTGGAGCAAGTACCTGGACAAGCACGTCACCCGTGTGCAGCGGGAGGCGGCCGCGGCGGCCTGCCTGCAGATCCTCGCGCGGGGGCCTGCCACCCGGGCGGAGTTGCTGGAGGGCGCGCAGCAGATCCTGGGATGCCGGGACGAGTGGGTGGCGTATCTCTTCTCTTCGTGGGGAGGGGTGCTGAAGGACCTGGCGTACGCCGGCCGGGTGGTGTACGGCCCCGAGCGGGATGGGGAGGTTCAGTTCGTGCGGACCGAGGACTGGCTGGACCTGCCGGTCGCGGACATGGATCCGGACGACGCCCTGGCGGTGCTGCTGGAGCGGTACCTGCGGGCGTACAGCCCCGCCCGGATTCAGGACTTCGCCCACTGGAGCGGCGTCTCGGTGCGGCGCGCCCGGGAGGCCCTGACCCGGCTGGGCGGCCGGGTGGCGGTGCGGGACGGCTGGCTGGTCCCGGAAGGGGAGGGCGGCGGTTCCTGTGCCCCGGACCGGCAGGCCGGTGGTCCTGGTGCGGACGCGGGTTGCGTGCGCCTGTTGCCCAAGTTCGACCCCTTCCTCCTGGCCCACGCCGACAAATTCTACCTGGACGAGGACCACTACAAGGCGGTCTTCCGGGCCGCGGCGGACGTGGCCGCGGTGATCCTGAGCGGCGGTCGCGTCATCGGGACCTGGCGGGCGGAGGGCTCGCGGGTGGTCCCGGCGTTGTTCGGGCCCGTCGATGACGCGGCGGCCGCCGAGCTGGCGCAGGAGGTGGAGGCGGTCTCGGCCTGGCTCCGGCAGGGGTGA
- a CDS encoding MFS transporter encodes MASSIPVQPHPAPGLRRNRAFLTALGGTAVAQLGTSLYPMILPVWVMQTTGSAARVAALSSLGTTVRLLAAPLAGTVADRSDRRAVMALANLARAAIVALLALALASGHGQFWVLAIGSAALVLAGAFFSPACAGAPGGRTPARVGENHGTPRKPQG; translated from the coding sequence ATGGCTTCCTCCATTCCCGTGCAGCCGCATCCGGCACCTGGCCTCCGCCGCAACCGGGCGTTCCTCACCGCCCTTGGCGGGACGGCGGTGGCGCAGCTCGGCACGTCGCTCTACCCGATGATCCTCCCGGTGTGGGTCATGCAGACCACCGGCTCTGCGGCCCGCGTCGCTGCCCTGAGCAGCCTCGGCACAACCGTCCGCCTGCTGGCGGCGCCCCTCGCGGGCACCGTCGCGGACCGGTCCGACCGGCGGGCGGTCATGGCCCTCGCGAACCTCGCCCGGGCGGCGATCGTCGCGCTCCTCGCGTTGGCACTGGCATCGGGGCACGGCCAGTTCTGGGTCCTGGCGATCGGCAGCGCAGCGCTGGTCCTGGCCGGCGCCTTCTTCTCGCCCGCCTGCGCGGGCGCCCCGGGAGGCAGGACCCCAGCCCGCGTTGGGGAAAATCATGGTACACCAAGAAAACCACAGGGCTGA
- a CDS encoding NUDIX hydrolase translates to MSQNPLWLQWAQQIQSIAQAGITYTKDPYDRERFEQLRAIAGEILARYTSIPDDILSQELAAEQGYLTPKVDVRAVVFNPRGELLLVRERKEGLWSLPGGWADVGESPAEAAVREVREESGYEVRPTKMLAVYDRARHDHPPLIWYVYKLFIRCELVAGTPGNSLETDQVGFFDRDHLPPLSTSRVTEAQIRRMFQHYDNPDLPTDFD, encoded by the coding sequence ATGTCGCAGAACCCGCTGTGGCTCCAGTGGGCACAGCAGATCCAGTCCATCGCCCAGGCCGGGATCACGTACACCAAGGACCCGTACGACCGGGAGCGGTTCGAGCAGCTGCGCGCCATCGCCGGTGAGATCCTGGCCAGGTACACCTCCATCCCTGACGACATTCTCTCACAGGAGCTGGCCGCCGAACAGGGCTACCTGACGCCGAAGGTGGACGTCCGCGCGGTGGTGTTCAACCCCCGGGGCGAGCTGCTCCTGGTGCGGGAGCGGAAGGAGGGGCTCTGGTCCCTGCCGGGCGGATGGGCCGACGTCGGCGAGAGCCCCGCCGAGGCCGCCGTCCGGGAGGTGCGGGAGGAGTCCGGGTACGAGGTGCGGCCCACCAAGATGCTGGCGGTGTACGACCGGGCCAGGCACGACCATCCCCCGCTGATCTGGTACGTGTACAAGCTGTTCATCCGCTGCGAGCTGGTCGCCGGTACACCCGGCAACAGCCTGGAGACGGACCAGGTCGGCTTCTTCGACCGGGATCACCTGCCGCCCCTGTCGACGAGCCGGGTGACGGAAGCCCAGATCCGCCGGATGTTCCAGCATTACGACAACCCGGACCTGCCCACCGACTTCGACTGA
- a CDS encoding HAD family hydrolase has translation MSFKCVAFDVDGTLLDTEKAVLVSLQKVLLEETGQTPAEEELRFVLGIPGVTALEQLGVPDPGAAFDKWVAYAREVDHLVTVFPGIVELLDELQDAGVTLGLVTSRTRIELDGDLVHFGLLERFRAVVCADDTEGHKPDPDPLLKLMADTGFSPGEVLYIGDTVYDSQCARAAGVKFALALWGAGDPNVPCDYRVAHPAELAAICRPAPGR, from the coding sequence TTGTCGTTCAAGTGCGTGGCCTTCGATGTGGACGGTACGCTCCTGGACACCGAAAAGGCCGTCCTCGTTTCCCTGCAGAAAGTCCTCCTGGAGGAGACGGGGCAGACCCCTGCGGAGGAGGAGCTGCGGTTCGTCCTGGGCATCCCGGGCGTGACGGCCCTGGAGCAGCTCGGGGTTCCGGACCCCGGGGCCGCCTTCGACAAGTGGGTCGCCTATGCGCGGGAGGTTGACCACCTGGTCACCGTCTTCCCCGGCATCGTGGAGCTCCTGGACGAACTGCAGGACGCCGGGGTGACCCTGGGGCTCGTGACCTCCCGGACCCGGATCGAGCTCGACGGGGACCTCGTCCACTTCGGGCTCCTGGAACGCTTCCGCGCGGTGGTCTGCGCGGACGACACGGAGGGTCACAAGCCGGATCCCGATCCGCTGCTGAAGCTCATGGCCGATACCGGGTTCAGCCCAGGCGAGGTGCTCTACATCGGGGATACGGTCTACGACAGCCAGTGCGCCCGGGCGGCTGGGGTGAAGTTCGCGCTGGCCCTCTGGGGCGCCGGGGACCCGAACGTCCCGTGCGACTACCGGGTGGCACACCCGGCGGAGCTGGCCGCCATCTGCCGGCCGGCTCCCGGCCGCTGA
- a CDS encoding alpha/beta fold hydrolase, with the protein MDLRLIRWPSRAGTLAVRMRAGGGPEPVLLLHGLGASHVFFLPAAAGKALAGRAVILPDLPGHGDSEDPAGFACAMDDLADLLMELLDWLGLSRVSLVGHSMGGTIAILMAERDPGRFTGLLCAEGNLRPEDATLSRRLAAMGAEGVRAALPRLVGKFAGSGLDGREDDLLYAATLSRCAPDVLWRYAAGLVRTSDTPGLLERFLSLPVPRTYVYGERTPGLEPLLESLRSHGVPTRMVPGAGHSMMVERPDVFDRILREHLAPKGC; encoded by the coding sequence ATGGATCTCCGCCTCATCCGATGGCCGTCGCGCGCCGGCACCCTGGCCGTGCGCATGCGCGCAGGCGGAGGCCCGGAACCCGTCCTGCTCCTCCACGGGCTCGGGGCCTCCCACGTCTTCTTCCTGCCGGCCGCGGCCGGCAAGGCCCTGGCGGGGCGGGCGGTCATCCTTCCCGACCTGCCCGGACACGGCGACAGCGAGGATCCGGCAGGCTTCGCCTGTGCCATGGACGACCTGGCGGATCTCCTGATGGAGCTGCTGGACTGGCTGGGCCTCAGCAGGGTCAGCCTGGTGGGCCACAGCATGGGCGGCACCATCGCCATACTCATGGCTGAACGTGACCCCGGACGCTTCACGGGCCTGCTCTGCGCCGAGGGCAACCTGCGTCCGGAGGACGCCACCCTGAGCCGCAGGCTGGCGGCGATGGGCGCGGAGGGCGTCCGGGCCGCGCTGCCGCGGCTGGTCGGGAAGTTCGCCGGGAGCGGCCTGGACGGCCGGGAGGACGATCTGCTCTACGCCGCCACCCTCAGCCGGTGCGCGCCCGACGTGCTGTGGCGGTACGCCGCCGGGCTGGTCCGGACCTCCGACACGCCGGGGCTGCTGGAGCGGTTCCTGAGCCTGCCGGTCCCCCGGACCTACGTGTACGGCGAGCGCACCCCAGGCCTGGAGCCGCTGCTGGAGTCGCTGCGCAGCCACGGGGTGCCGACCCGGATGGTGCCCGGCGCCGGCCACAGCATGATGGTCGAGCGCCCGGACGTGTTCGACCGGATCCTGCGGGAGCACCTCGCCCCGAAGGGCTGTTGA
- a CDS encoding arsenite methyltransferase: MDAHALREMVRKRYAEAARGSAAGSAGGCCAPEPKGDDLLVVSGCCCGSGAGGEELGRVLGYSDDELAAAPAGADLGLGCGNPQAIASLKPGETVLDLGSGAGFDCFLAARQVGESGRVIGVDMTPEMLARARENARKGGFANVEFRLGEIEHLPVADESVDVIISNCVINLSPEKEQVFREAFRVLRPGGRIAVADMVSLAPLPPEVREDLALYAGCVAGVATVGELRTMLTEAGFVDIVIRPKDSEQLLEAWGAGESLKNQVFSATIEARKPTA; this comes from the coding sequence ATGGACGCGCACGCGCTGCGTGAGATGGTACGGAAGCGCTATGCCGAAGCGGCCCGGGGTTCCGCCGCCGGCTCGGCGGGCGGGTGCTGTGCTCCGGAGCCAAAGGGGGATGACCTCCTGGTGGTGAGCGGCTGTTGCTGCGGCAGCGGGGCCGGGGGGGAGGAGCTGGGGAGGGTCCTCGGGTACTCCGACGACGAACTGGCCGCGGCGCCCGCAGGCGCAGACCTTGGTCTGGGATGCGGCAACCCGCAGGCGATCGCGAGCCTGAAGCCGGGCGAGACGGTGCTGGACCTGGGGAGCGGGGCCGGGTTCGACTGCTTCCTCGCCGCACGCCAGGTTGGGGAGAGCGGCAGGGTGATCGGGGTGGACATGACGCCCGAGATGCTGGCTCGGGCCCGCGAGAACGCCCGCAAGGGCGGATTCGCCAACGTCGAGTTCCGCCTCGGCGAGATCGAACACCTGCCGGTGGCGGACGAGAGCGTGGACGTGATCATCTCCAACTGCGTGATCAACCTCTCGCCGGAGAAGGAGCAGGTGTTCCGGGAGGCCTTCCGGGTTCTGCGGCCCGGCGGCCGGATTGCGGTGGCCGACATGGTAAGCCTCGCCCCGCTTCCGCCCGAGGTCAGGGAGGACCTGGCCCTTTACGCCGGATGCGTGGCGGGCGTGGCCACGGTTGGCGAGTTGCGGACCATGCTCACGGAGGCTGGCTTTGTCGACATCGTCATCCGGCCCAAAGATAGCGAGCAGTTGTTGGAAGCCTGGGGAGCCGGCGAGTCCTTGAAGAACCAGGTGTTCTCGGCGACCATCGAGGCGCGGAAGCCGACCGCGTGA
- a CDS encoding ArsR/SmtB family transcription factor codes for MERHVILMKALGDLTRLKILKLIWDRERCVCELYPVLGISQPAVSQHIAKLKAAGLVRERRAGMWVYYQADRERLLEGLKAFRAFLDADLTTIPELCGVDGRGCC; via the coding sequence ATGGAGCGGCACGTGATCCTGATGAAGGCGCTGGGAGACTTGACGCGCCTGAAAATCCTGAAGTTGATCTGGGACCGGGAGCGGTGCGTGTGCGAGCTCTATCCGGTCCTCGGCATCAGCCAGCCCGCGGTTTCCCAGCACATCGCCAAGCTGAAGGCGGCCGGCCTGGTCCGTGAACGCAGAGCGGGGATGTGGGTGTACTACCAGGCCGACCGCGAGCGGCTCCTGGAAGGGTTGAAGGCGTTTCGGGCTTTCCTGGACGCGGACCTCACGACCATCCCGGAACTGTGCGGGGTTGATGGCCGGGGGTGTTGCTGA
- a CDS encoding D-alanyl-D-alanine carboxypeptidase family protein, which yields MPSHREEIALKRLRAIIACALLLTLLLRLPASADDTWYETSAESGILMDCATGQVLWEKNPDERLAIASTTKIMTALLAIESGRLDETVTIPPEAELIEGSKVYLTQGTTYTLRELLEALILESANDAAVAIAIFLGGSEEAFVRQMNEKARALGLTDTQFRNPHGLDEDGHYSSARDLARLGRVAMADPVYREIAGTEWLTFPWPEMETTREIYNRNLLIQRMPEATGVKNGYTEAALFTLVGSAAADGREVIGVLLGNPDKEQMYADMERLLRHGLYDFSLTTVLSAGDLPGAGGRLEEPLRAWLREGDEVEIAYRRPLPGEEWPEGTVAVVQALVDGRVIAHQPVLAPVTASAQAEPPAHSDGGSGKPPGAGAAAWYQRAGVWMATGAALCGAVIATDRLQARRRQRRFRRHSADRLSASD from the coding sequence ATGCCATCACACAGGGAGGAGATTGCGCTGAAGCGGCTCAGGGCCATCATCGCCTGCGCTTTGCTGCTGACGCTTCTGCTTCGCCTGCCGGCCTCGGCGGACGACACCTGGTACGAGACCAGCGCCGAATCCGGTATCCTGATGGACTGCGCCACGGGGCAGGTGCTCTGGGAGAAGAACCCCGACGAACGCCTGGCGATTGCCTCCACCACGAAGATCATGACCGCCCTCCTGGCCATCGAGTCCGGCCGCCTGGACGAGACCGTGACCATCCCGCCGGAGGCGGAGCTGATTGAGGGCTCCAAGGTCTACCTGACCCAGGGGACCACGTACACGCTGCGGGAGCTGCTGGAGGCGCTGATCCTGGAGTCGGCCAACGACGCCGCGGTGGCGATCGCCATCTTCCTGGGCGGCAGCGAGGAGGCGTTCGTCCGGCAGATGAACGAAAAGGCCCGGGCGTTGGGCCTCACCGATACCCAGTTCCGCAACCCGCACGGCCTGGATGAAGACGGGCACTACAGCAGCGCCCGCGACCTGGCGCGCCTCGGCCGGGTGGCCATGGCGGATCCGGTCTACCGGGAGATCGCGGGAACCGAGTGGCTCACGTTCCCGTGGCCCGAGATGGAGACCACCCGGGAGATTTACAACCGGAACCTGCTCATCCAACGCATGCCGGAGGCCACGGGCGTGAAGAACGGATACACCGAGGCCGCGCTGTTCACCCTGGTCGGTTCGGCCGCGGCGGACGGCCGCGAGGTCATCGGCGTGCTCCTGGGCAATCCGGACAAGGAGCAGATGTACGCGGACATGGAGCGGCTGCTGCGCCACGGTCTGTACGACTTCTCCCTCACCACTGTGCTTTCGGCCGGCGACCTGCCGGGTGCTGGTGGCCGGCTGGAGGAGCCGCTGCGCGCCTGGCTGCGGGAGGGGGATGAGGTGGAAATCGCCTACCGCCGGCCGCTGCCGGGTGAGGAGTGGCCTGAAGGGACCGTGGCGGTGGTCCAGGCCCTGGTCGATGGCCGGGTGATCGCCCATCAGCCGGTGCTGGCGCCGGTGACGGCGTCTGCCCAGGCGGAGCCGCCGGCTCACAGCGATGGGGGCTCGGGAAAGCCCCCCGGCGCCGGGGCCGCGGCATGGTACCAACGGGCCGGTGTCTGGATGGCGACGGGCGCGGCGCTGTGCGGTGCGGTCATCGCCACCGACCGGTTGCAGGCCCGGCGGAGGCAGCGGCGGTTCCGGCGGCACTCGGCAGACCGCCTGTCCGCCAGCGACTGA